One region of Eretmochelys imbricata isolate rEreImb1 chromosome 2, rEreImb1.hap1, whole genome shotgun sequence genomic DNA includes:
- the SLC39A6 gene encoding zinc transporter ZIP6 gives MENELLMTFLLSFSILFCKSHRHEVELATVAQTSEKLIPDKAAGVNTDLAALMQKHHLQELFQRYGENNTLTIEGFRKLLQNIGIDKVKSITIGHDHDHDHHLHHNHVMLSKNLERTDCPNHESGGINKDPSNGQAKELQRIENAEHKQNLISNKNTVMEITAYTNTTATDGNPMLQNSETREVKPVHISLTSPSAMNVTDSSSCFNVSKLMTSHGISTQVLLTATEFSYLCPAIINQIDGKHCVIHAASEKTESPPKSYSLQIAWIGGLISISIISFLSLLGVILIPLMNRVFFKFLLSFLVSLAVGTLSGDAFLHLLPHSHGNHHHHHEKLLLEQNKDALFKHLVFQSVEETAYLDSTWKGLTALGGLYFMFLAEHLITLIKQFKDKKKKKKNEDAESKKFSTNEEKLDADYRPEGYLGTESQDPSHFISQQPVVQEEEEVMIAHSHQEETDNEYVSRGCRNKCHSHLHDTLGQSDHLSHHHHDYHHILHHHHTQNHHPHSHSQRYSREELKDAGIATLAWMVIMGDGLHNFSDGLAIGAAFTEGLSSGLSTSVAVFCHELPHELGDFAVLLKAGMTVKQAVLYNALSAMLAYLGMATGILIGHYADNVSMWIFALTAGLFMYVALVDMVPEMLHNDASDHGCSRWGYFLLQNAGILLGFGIMLLISVFEHKIVFSINL, from the exons ATGGAGAATGAGCTTCTGATGAcctttcttttgtcattttccaTATTGTTCTGCAAAAGTCATCGTCATGAAGTAGAGCTGGCTACTGTTGCACAGACCTCTGAGAAATTAATTCCAGATAAGGCAGCTGGTGTCAACACTGACTTAGCAGCACTTATGCAGAAGCATCACCTTCAGGAACTTTTCCAACGTTATGGGGAGAACAATACTTTGACTATTGAAGGATTTAGAAAGTTGCTGCAAAACATAGGAATAGATAAAGTGAAAAGTATCACTATTGGCCATGATCACGATCATGATCATCATCTTCATCATAACCATGTTATGCTAAGCAAAAACTTAGAGAGAACAGATTGCCCAAATCATGAATCTGGTGGTATAAATAAAGATCCTAGTAATGGTCAGGCAAAGGAATTACAAAGAATAGAAAACGCTGAGCACAAGCAGAACTTGATAAGCAACAAAAACACTGTTATGGAAATAACTGCATATACCAACACCACTGCTACAGATGGCAATCCTATGTTACAGAATTCAGAAACCAGAGAAGTGAAGCCTGTTCATATAAGTCTAACCAGCCCCAGTGCCATGAATGTCACAGACAGCAGCAGT TGCTTCAATGTATCAAAACTGATGACGTCTCATGGAATAAGCACACAAGTATTGTTGACTGCTACAGAATTCAGCTATCTTTGTCCAGCAATTATTAACCAGATTGATGGCAAACACTGCGTAATCCATGCAGCTAGTGAAAAGACTGAAAGCCCTCCAAAAAGCTATTCTTTGCAAATAG CTTGGATTGGTGGTCTTATATCAATCTCCAtcatcagttttctttctttattgGGTGTTATATTGATACCGCTGATGAATCGTGTATTTTTCAAGTTTCTTCTAAGTTTCCTTGTGTCACTGGCTGTTGGGACTCTGAGTGGAGATGCTTTTTTACATCTCCTTCCACAT TCTCATGGAAATCATCACCATCACCACGAGAAACTTTTACTTGAACAAAATAAAGATGCCCTGTTCAAGCATCTTGTCTTTCAAAGTGTAGAAGAAACTGCTTATTTGGATTCCACATGGAAAGGACTGACAGCCCTTGGAGGCCTGTATTTCATGTTTCTAGCTGAGCATTTGATCACTTTAATTAAGCAGTTTAAAGACAAGAAGAAAAAG aaaaaaaatgaagatgcaGAAAGTAAGAAGTTTTcaacaaatgaagaaaaattagATGCAGATTATC GGCCTGAAGGTTACTTAGGGACAGAGTCACAAGATCCATCACACTTCATTTCTCAGCAACCTGTGgtacaagaagaagaagaagtcaTGATAGCTCATTCCCATCAAGAGGAAACAGACAATGAATATGTATCCAGGGGGTGTAGAAACAAATGCCATTCTCATTTACATGACACTCTTGGACAGTCAGATCATCTGAGTCACCATCATCATGACTACCATCATATTCTGCATCACCATCATACCCAGAATCATCATCCACACAGCCACAGTCAGCGCTACTCACGCGAAGAGCTGAAGGATGCTGGGATAGCTACTCTAGCCTGGATGGTGATTATGGGTGATGGACTACACAACTTCAGTGATGGCTTAGCAATCG GCGCAGCCTTTACTGAAGGTTTATCTAGTGGATTAAGTACTTCTGTGGCTGTATTTTGCCATGAATTACCCCATGAGTTAG GAGATTTTGCTGTACTTCTAAAAGCTGGCATGACAGTCAAACAAGCTGTTCTTTATAATGCTCTATCAGCTATGCTAGCATATCTTGGAATGGCAACTGGGATTCTTATTGGTCACTATGCTGACAATGTTTCAATGTGGATATTTGCACTTACTGCTGGCTTGTTCATGTATGTGGCTCTTGTTGATATG gtgcctgaaatGCTGCACAATGATGCTAGTGATCACGGATGTAGCCGTTGGGGATATTTCCTGTTACAGAATGCTGGAATCCTGTTAGGTTTTGGGATTATGCTGCTTATCTCTGTGTTTGAACATAAAATTGTGTTCAGCATAAACCTATAA